The DNA window GTTTGTCCAACTATTGTTAAGTAATACGTAATTGGGAGTTAAGATTGAGGTCTTATAGTAATGTACGATATAAGTATTTTCCCTGTAGTGTCAAGATAGATAGTGAATAATTCGCTACTATTAATGTATACAGCAGGGAGTCTACGGTGTTATAAATAGTAGTCATTTTTGCAATATGAATTGCTCATCAGATCCTTGGCTTTAAATATAAGTCCAACTGGGAATCAACTATTTCCTGTTTTCCAGGTGTGTTGCTATTAAAGCTTGATTATAATAATAGCGGTCCTTTGAAAAAGAATTAACCGGTGGATTACCATTATATAAACAAAATTGCCTATTTGTTAATTCAGCATTAATTTTTTTGAAAAAGGTATTCAAAAACTCAGGTTTACAAACCTTTTCTAAATGCGGGTAATAATATTCATCGAAATTAATTGAACGAGATTTGAAAATTCGTCTTACATATTTGGACTCTTTCTCATTATAGATACTTCCAGTCTGATTTGTTCCAAACTCTCTACCTATCGGTTCTAAAAGAGAATCCGACGGATTAAAGTAAAAGTAAAGATTACGAAATCGCGCACCGTGATACCCATTACATAAATCGATGCAAGCAAGATATTTAGCCATTTTAGGGATGGAAATCAACTGATCTATTCCAATTTCTGATTTGTCTAAATTTCTAATTTTATTTTCCAAAATATCGTTTTGTTCTTTAAAGTATTTTTTAGAAGGCAAAGATTTTTTATCGTAATAATTTGTTACTTCTATTCTAGTAAACCCGTCTTTATCTATTGAGTGTTTAATTCTTATAATTAGGCCTGGCTTTCTATTGTTGGTTGTAAGTGTTTGAATGGTAGGTTGTTCTTGATAAAAGAATGTTCCTGGTTTTTTGTCATTAATAGTAACGCTTGCGTAGCCGGTTTTTAGACCTATCAAACCTATCGATCTCATTAACTCAGTATTAGCCCACTCATACAAGCCACCGAGTCTGGCCGAGGGGTCATACAGGTTAAACTTTGTCATGCCTAAAAGTGTTGTATCCTTTAACTTAATTCTTAATGAACGTTTTGGGGTGATAAAATGATCAGGCTTACCTCCAGTAAGCTTAATTTTTGCTTTTATATAGCTGTTATCAATTTTGATAATTGCTGGGTCGTATTTAAGTTTAGGCATCAATGCTTCAGCCGTTTCGTAGGGATCAAAATTTCCAATGAAATAGTAAATTAACCTGTTAACTTTTAATTCGTTGAATATTGAATTGACTATGCTATCGTGCTTGTCTA is part of the Flavobacteriales bacterium genome and encodes:
- a CDS encoding CotH kinase family protein, which gives rise to MKTNSSFIKLTLIFSIVGIFIPEHTEYILLKSQRVLDLLGLEFSIAWITLWTLTSFTGLILPFIFYYHISSLPKEKHKWLIIKLTLFNLIEYILLQSSLTPLFTDVHTIIFNYDVRNGMESIYTAWLALPILVLISTFFNQKLEGLKSHFKIPKGVYFFIGLLILFHLFTAYTKYDTNGYNQLRAISIEQEESEINENRNCLSINVNLDKKTLDKHDSIVNSIFNELKVNRLIYYFIGNFDPYETAEALMPKLKYDPAIIKIDNSYIKAKIKLTGGKPDHFITPKRSLRIKLKDTTLLGMTKFNLYDPSARLGGLYEWANTELMRSIGLIGLKTGYASVTINDKKPGTFFYQEQPTIQTLTTNNRKPGLIIRIKHSIDKDGFTRIEVTNYYDKKSLPSKKYFKEQNDILENKIRNLDKSEIGIDQLISIPKMAKYLACIDLCNGYHGARFRNLYFYFNPSDSLLEPIGREFGTNQTGSIYNEKESKYVRRIFKSRSINFDEYYYPHLEKVCKPEFLNTFFKKINAELTNRQFCLYNGNPPVNSFSKDRYYYNQALIATHLENRK